The Gillisia sp. Hel_I_86 genome has a segment encoding these proteins:
- a CDS encoding alpha-ketoglutarate-dependent dioxygenase AlkB family protein produces the protein MNPDFTHKKIMLPDANLEYYPHFLNAREADAYLDTFLNTLLWEQYSIKLFGKTIPQPRLTALYALNSDPYSYSGLKLNPLTFTKELIVLHSEIVELTGSIFTHCLANLYRDGKDSMGWHADDEKELGKKPIIASLSLGAVRNFQLKHKTNPDLRHTIPLAHGSLLIMKGTTQKFWKHQLPKTKKLIDLRINLTFRTII, from the coding sequence ATGAATCCTGATTTTACTCATAAGAAAATCATGCTACCAGATGCCAATCTGGAATATTATCCTCATTTCTTGAATGCTAGGGAGGCTGATGCCTATTTGGATACCTTTTTAAATACCCTTTTATGGGAACAATATTCCATCAAACTTTTCGGCAAAACAATTCCACAGCCTCGCTTAACAGCATTATATGCATTAAATTCTGATCCTTACTCCTATTCTGGACTTAAATTAAACCCATTGACTTTTACAAAAGAACTCATTGTTTTACATTCTGAAATAGTTGAACTAACCGGATCCATTTTTACTCATTGCTTGGCAAATCTTTACAGGGATGGAAAGGACAGTATGGGTTGGCATGCAGATGACGAAAAGGAACTAGGAAAAAAACCAATAATAGCATCTCTAAGTCTGGGTGCTGTGAGAAATTTTCAGCTGAAGCACAAAACCAATCCAGATCTAAGGCACACCATTCCATTAGCACATGGGAGCTTGCTTATAATGAAAGGCACCACACAAAAATTTTGGAAACATCAATTGCCTAAGACAAAAAAACTTATTGATCTGCGAATAAACCTGACCTTCAGGACTATTATATAA
- a CDS encoding S1/P1 nuclease, protein MKQLLLSAYFLFNISVGFAGYNDWGQTGHRATAEIAQSYLSKDAKKEIAKLLNGKSLAFVSTFGDEIKSDSEYRKFGPWHYVNLPEGATKYKVEDANPDGDLLMALRKCVDVLKDKNSPKEEKEFYLKMLVHFMGDLHQPLHTGRGEDKGGNDIQVRWFGEGSNLHRLWDSEMIDSYQMSYSEMAQNTSQLSKEQRKSISSGTFEDWMYESKALSTRVYASAEVGEKLSYRYMYDWFPVVGEQLQKGGIRLAQVLNDIFD, encoded by the coding sequence ATGAAACAATTACTATTATCAGCCTATTTTTTATTTAATATTTCTGTTGGCTTTGCAGGGTATAACGATTGGGGCCAAACAGGACACCGAGCCACTGCGGAGATTGCACAATCTTACCTTAGTAAAGATGCTAAAAAAGAGATCGCCAAATTATTGAATGGCAAAAGCCTTGCATTTGTCTCTACTTTTGGAGATGAAATAAAAAGTGATTCTGAATATAGAAAATTCGGTCCATGGCATTATGTGAATTTACCTGAAGGGGCTACTAAGTATAAAGTAGAGGATGCCAATCCAGATGGGGACCTTCTAATGGCACTAAGAAAATGCGTTGACGTATTAAAGGACAAGAATTCGCCTAAAGAGGAGAAAGAATTTTATTTAAAGATGTTGGTTCATTTTATGGGAGATCTTCATCAGCCATTGCATACAGGTAGGGGAGAAGATAAAGGAGGTAACGATATTCAAGTGAGATGGTTTGGCGAAGGCAGCAATCTTCATAGGCTTTGGGATAGCGAAATGATAGACTCTTACCAAATGAGTTATTCTGAAATGGCTCAAAATACTTCTCAACTTTCGAAAGAGCAAAGAAAAAGTATTTCTAGTGGAACCTTTGAAGATTGGATGTATGAATCCAAGGCGCTAAGCACGAGAGTGTATGCTTCTGCCGAAGTAGGTGAAAAATTGAGTTATAGGTACATGTACGATTGGTTTCCTGTAGTTGGGGAACAACTTCAGAAAGGGGGTATTAGACTTGCTCAAGTATTAAATGATATTTTCGATTAA
- a CDS encoding SPFH domain-containing protein, producing MDINEKTTTPSNGYVMLLIIILLLIIGVAGLIMMKMPLFILLILVTLAMVPGLILVNPNESRVLLLFGKYKGTVKNNGLFWVNPFFTKTKISLRARNFDSERLKVNDKLGNPIMISTILVWRVKDTFKASFDVDNFENFVVVQTDAAVRKLASMYPYDNFADEGLEEDITLRSSVNEVSEALEKELEERLDIAGIEVLEARIGYLAYAHEIASAMLKRQQATAIVAARHKIVEGAVSMVEMALNELGKKNIVHLDDERRAAMVSNLMVILCGDKDASPIVNAGTLNH from the coding sequence ATGGATATAAACGAAAAAACCACGACTCCCTCAAATGGTTATGTCATGCTCTTAATTATTATTCTGTTACTCATAATTGGGGTTGCAGGCCTTATTATGATGAAGATGCCATTATTCATCCTTTTAATTTTGGTAACGCTCGCGATGGTTCCGGGATTGATCCTTGTAAATCCAAATGAATCCAGGGTACTGTTGCTGTTTGGGAAATATAAAGGCACTGTGAAAAATAATGGGCTTTTTTGGGTGAATCCGTTCTTCACTAAAACCAAAATATCCCTTAGAGCACGGAATTTTGACAGTGAACGATTAAAAGTAAACGACAAACTAGGAAATCCCATAATGATAAGCACTATTCTTGTTTGGAGGGTAAAGGATACTTTTAAAGCCTCTTTTGATGTAGATAATTTTGAAAATTTTGTAGTGGTACAAACCGATGCAGCGGTAAGAAAACTTGCCAGTATGTACCCGTATGATAATTTTGCAGATGAAGGTTTGGAAGAAGATATTACGCTAAGATCCAGTGTTAATGAAGTTAGTGAAGCGCTAGAAAAGGAACTGGAAGAGCGGCTGGATATTGCTGGTATCGAAGTTTTAGAAGCACGTATTGGGTATTTGGCCTACGCCCACGAAATTGCAAGTGCAATGCTTAAACGCCAACAAGCAACCGCCATTGTTGCGGCCAGGCATAAAATTGTAGAAGGCGCAGTAAGTATGGTAGAAATGGCTTTAAATGAATTGGGCAAGAAAAATATAGTGCATTTGGATGACGAACGTAGGGCCGCGATGGTTAGTAACCTTATGGTGATTCTTTGTGGGGATAAAGATGCTTCCCCAATTGTTAATGCGGGAACCTTAAATCATTAA
- a CDS encoding alpha/beta hydrolase translates to MKKHLVILAILIFNFGFSQNDSIIESELAINKFIDGTLTTPVDLEHPNLVILIQGSGPTDRNGNGFMMKNNGSKLIAKELAENEIASYRFDKRIFKMNKLKIREEELSFEDFIQDVSDILDYFKAQDKYKKIIVAGHSEGSLIGMLAAQNKADAFISLAGAGRSIDHIIVDQLAKQSPELAENSENAFKEIKERGKTSNYNPLLQSVFRPSVQPFLKSWMKYNPTEEIAKLNIPVLIINGSFDIQVDTTEANLLAEANPNAKLVILDKMNHVFRKIEGDNLENTKAYNEPNRPLHPELIPILVDFIKSVK, encoded by the coding sequence ATGAAAAAGCACTTAGTTATTTTAGCAATATTAATTTTCAATTTTGGGTTCTCCCAGAACGATTCTATAATTGAAAGCGAATTGGCTATCAATAAATTTATCGATGGCACTTTAACCACGCCAGTAGATTTGGAACATCCCAATCTTGTAATTCTAATTCAAGGTTCCGGTCCCACCGATAGAAACGGGAATGGATTTATGATGAAAAATAATGGCTCCAAACTCATCGCCAAAGAATTAGCAGAAAATGAAATTGCCTCCTATAGGTTTGACAAGCGGATATTTAAAATGAACAAATTAAAGATCCGTGAAGAAGAACTTAGTTTTGAAGATTTTATACAGGACGTAAGTGACATCCTGGATTATTTCAAAGCACAGGACAAATACAAAAAAATCATCGTTGCTGGTCATAGCGAAGGGTCCTTAATCGGGATGCTCGCAGCCCAAAATAAGGCCGATGCCTTTATTTCACTTGCCGGTGCAGGGAGAAGTATAGACCATATAATTGTAGATCAGCTAGCAAAACAATCCCCGGAATTAGCTGAAAATTCAGAGAATGCATTTAAAGAAATAAAAGAACGCGGAAAAACCTCAAATTACAATCCTTTGCTCCAGTCTGTTTTTCGACCAAGTGTTCAGCCATTTTTAAAATCTTGGATGAAGTATAATCCTACTGAAGAAATAGCCAAACTAAACATCCCTGTTCTTATAATAAATGGAAGTTTCGATATCCAGGTAGACACTACGGAAGCTAATTTATTGGCAGAGGCCAATCCTAACGCAAAACTAGTAATATTGGATAAAATGAATCATGTGTTCAGGAAGATCGAAGGAGACAACTTAGAGAACACCAAGGCTTACAATGAGCCAAATAGGCCATTGCATCCAGAACTAATCCCAATCTTGGTAGATTTTATAAAGTCAGTTAAGTAA
- a CDS encoding Arc family DNA binding domain-containing protein, which yields MSKKKAFALRLNEDMLKAIEKWASDDFRSTNGQIEWMLSRALKEAKRQPKKKEEN from the coding sequence ATGAGTAAAAAGAAAGCATTTGCCTTAAGGCTAAATGAAGATATGCTAAAAGCTATCGAGAAGTGGGCTTCAGATGATTTCCGAAGTACCAATGGACAGATAGAATGGATGCTTTCTAGGGCGTTGAAGGAAGCCAAAAGGCAGCCCAAAAAGAAAGAAGAAAATTAA
- a CDS encoding HAD family hydrolase, with protein MKYKIVFSDIDGTLLDKERQLSPSTISEIKKLKNKIPFILISARMPAAMRHLQKELEIGELPIISYNGGLIIVNNQVVNTTEIPVSIIEHLTNWNSSLKCHLSLYHNDEWYVPSMDLWAKREENNTKISPKVKISEDVIKKWRTENKGAHKIMAMGEVAQIDEIADFLGKEYPNELHLYRSKSTYLEISPKSISKLTAIKFLLEQHFNFDLEDVIAYGDNYNDVEMLNHVGFGVAVGNAREEAKLVANHITGFSIEDGVAQSLQQLIPLENW; from the coding sequence ATGAAGTACAAAATAGTTTTTTCAGATATCGATGGAACATTACTGGATAAGGAACGCCAGTTATCTCCTTCAACCATTTCAGAAATAAAGAAATTAAAAAATAAAATTCCCTTTATTCTTATTTCAGCTAGGATGCCTGCAGCCATGAGGCATCTTCAGAAAGAATTGGAAATAGGGGAGCTCCCAATTATAAGCTATAACGGCGGTCTAATAATCGTGAACAATCAAGTTGTGAACACAACGGAGATTCCAGTTTCTATTATTGAGCATCTAACCAATTGGAATTCTAGTTTAAAGTGCCATTTAAGCTTATATCATAATGATGAATGGTATGTTCCTTCAATGGATCTTTGGGCAAAAAGGGAAGAGAACAATACCAAGATCTCGCCAAAAGTAAAAATAAGTGAAGATGTCATCAAAAAATGGAGAACAGAAAATAAAGGTGCGCACAAGATCATGGCGATGGGAGAAGTAGCCCAAATAGATGAAATTGCAGATTTTCTTGGTAAAGAATATCCAAACGAACTTCACCTATACAGATCTAAATCCACATATCTTGAAATTTCACCAAAAAGCATCTCTAAACTAACAGCGATCAAATTTTTACTGGAGCAACATTTTAATTTTGACCTTGAAGATGTGATCGCTTATGGAGACAACTATAACGATGTGGAAATGCTAAACCATGTAGGTTTTGGGGTGGCAGTAGGAAATGCGCGGGAAGAAGCAAAGCTTGTCGCAAATCATATTACAGGCTTCAGCATTGAAGATGGAGTTGCTCAAAGCTTGCAGCAATTAATCCCATTGGAGAATTGGTAA
- a CDS encoding DUF819 domain-containing protein, translating to MENAPLFTNDAIVLGILMVSLGFVFLTSAKDKGFWKKFYSIVPALLMCYLIPAIFNSLNIISDETSQLYFIASRYLLPASLVLMTLSIDLKAIFNLGPKALIMFFTGTIGIIIGGPLAILLISIFSPETVGGIGPDAVWRGLSTLAGSWIGGGANQAAMLEIYEYNPDLYGGMVLVDIVVANLWMAIILFGIGRNERIDKWLNADDSAIVNLKNQVAAYAESVTRIPSLADIMILLALAFGAVGIAHWGADGISAYLSANFKVFTDNKSALSSFSSSFFWMISIATAIGIILSFTKFKSYEGAGASKIGSVFIYMLVATIGMKMDLTMVFDNPGLIAIGVVWMAIHAVLLILVAKLIKAPYFFLAVGSQANVGGAASAPVVAAAFHPSLATVGVLLAVFGYVVGTYGAILSTILMQMAAAS from the coding sequence ATGGAAAACGCTCCCCTATTTACCAACGATGCCATAGTATTAGGAATTTTAATGGTCTCTTTAGGGTTTGTATTTTTAACCTCTGCCAAGGATAAAGGGTTTTGGAAAAAATTCTATTCTATCGTTCCCGCACTTTTAATGTGCTATTTGATTCCTGCCATATTCAATTCCTTGAATATCATTTCAGATGAAACCTCACAGCTCTATTTTATTGCCAGCAGGTATTTATTACCGGCTTCGTTGGTATTAATGACACTGAGCATAGATTTGAAAGCAATCTTTAATTTGGGGCCAAAGGCATTGATCATGTTCTTTACCGGTACCATAGGAATAATAATAGGTGGGCCTTTAGCAATTCTTTTGATTTCGATTTTTTCTCCTGAAACCGTTGGGGGAATTGGTCCAGATGCCGTTTGGAGAGGCTTGTCCACCTTGGCAGGAAGTTGGATTGGCGGCGGAGCCAACCAAGCTGCCATGTTGGAGATATACGAGTACAATCCAGATCTATATGGCGGGATGGTACTTGTGGATATCGTGGTTGCGAACCTTTGGATGGCGATCATCTTGTTTGGTATTGGAAGAAATGAGCGAATCGATAAATGGCTAAATGCAGACGATTCGGCTATTGTAAACCTTAAAAACCAAGTTGCCGCTTATGCAGAGAGTGTTACAAGGATCCCATCACTTGCAGATATCATGATTCTCCTAGCGCTAGCCTTTGGTGCTGTAGGAATCGCACATTGGGGAGCAGATGGAATTTCAGCTTACCTTTCGGCCAATTTTAAAGTTTTCACCGATAATAAAAGTGCATTATCCTCCTTTTCCTCTTCCTTTTTCTGGATGATTTCCATTGCCACTGCAATTGGAATTATACTTTCCTTCACCAAATTTAAATCTTATGAAGGGGCGGGGGCAAGCAAGATAGGAAGTGTGTTTATATATATGCTCGTGGCAACAATCGGAATGAAAATGGACCTAACCATGGTGTTTGATAACCCCGGCCTTATTGCTATTGGTGTGGTTTGGATGGCTATCCATGCTGTACTTTTAATTTTGGTGGCCAAATTAATTAAAGCTCCATATTTCTTTCTTGCAGTTGGTAGTCAGGCGAACGTGGGTGGCGCGGCGAGTGCCCCTGTGGTAGCCGCTGCTTTTCACCCCTCTCTTGCAACAGTTGGTGTATTACTAGCAGTGTTTGGTTACGTGGTGGGTACCTACGGTGCCATACTGTCCACAATTTTAATGCAAATGGCTGCTGCCAGTTAG
- a CDS encoding DUF4369 domain-containing protein: MKKLSLLLLVLLGLTACSDKENNLLVKGQVKGLKKGTIYLQKIDDTLLVNVDSVMIDGDANFELGDYLESPQIMYLLLNKIDNEVYNDRIEFFAEEGEVTIHTTLKDFEVDAKVVGSANQEKLTEYKEMMQRFNDKNLELIQKNFEAQRDKNEDLIISTNQEYDRLLTRKYLYTVNYAMNNKDLEIAPYLALSEIFDANIKYLDTIYTSLTPEVKKSKYGKELKSFLKERRKNEKLESKVENQ, from the coding sequence ATGAAAAAATTAAGTTTATTACTACTCGTTCTTTTGGGTCTCACCGCATGTTCCGATAAGGAAAACAATCTTTTGGTAAAGGGGCAGGTTAAAGGATTGAAAAAGGGAACTATCTATTTACAGAAAATTGATGATACCTTATTGGTAAATGTAGATTCTGTGATGATCGATGGCGATGCAAATTTTGAATTGGGCGATTATTTGGAAAGTCCCCAAATCATGTACCTATTACTAAATAAAATAGATAATGAGGTTTATAATGATAGAATTGAATTCTTTGCTGAAGAAGGGGAAGTGACTATACATACTACTTTAAAGGATTTTGAAGTAGATGCAAAAGTAGTTGGTTCTGCAAATCAGGAAAAACTCACGGAATACAAAGAGATGATGCAACGCTTTAATGACAAAAATTTGGAATTGATTCAGAAGAATTTTGAAGCACAGCGGGATAAAAATGAAGATTTGATTATTTCCACCAACCAGGAATACGATAGGCTATTAACGAGAAAATATTTATATACGGTTAATTATGCCATGAACAATAAAGATTTAGAGATCGCCCCCTATTTGGCGCTTTCTGAAATCTTTGATGCAAATATCAAATATCTGGACACTATTTATACCTCCCTTACTCCAGAAGTAAAAAAATCCAAATACGGGAAAGAGCTAAAATCATTTTTAAAGGAACGAAGAAAAAATGAAAAGCTGGAGAGCAAAGTGGAAAATCAATAA
- a CDS encoding peroxiredoxin has translation MALKIGDKIPNISIPDETGELFALNKFSGKQALVVYFYPKNFTPGCTKEACEFRDKYEEFKAMDAEVIGISSDSEASHKRFKSKYQLPFIFLSDIEKKARNAFGVKPALLGLLPGRETFVFDKKGELIMQYNNFNAASHTTKAIKKIKMQKDE, from the coding sequence ATGGCATTAAAAATAGGGGATAAGATACCCAATATCAGCATTCCAGACGAAACCGGGGAGTTGTTTGCACTGAATAAATTCTCTGGAAAGCAAGCTTTGGTAGTTTATTTTTACCCGAAGAATTTTACTCCTGGATGCACAAAAGAAGCTTGCGAATTTCGAGATAAATATGAGGAATTTAAGGCAATGGATGCTGAAGTTATAGGAATAAGCTCGGACTCTGAGGCATCCCACAAGAGGTTTAAATCAAAATACCAATTACCCTTTATTTTTTTATCAGATATAGAAAAAAAAGCCCGAAATGCTTTTGGTGTTAAACCGGCACTTTTGGGACTGCTGCCAGGAAGGGAAACTTTTGTGTTCGATAAAAAAGGGGAATTGATTATGCAGTACAACAATTTTAATGCAGCTTCACACACCACAAAAGCAATAAAGAAAATTAAGATGCAAAAGGATGAATAA
- a CDS encoding 6-pyruvoyl trahydropterin synthase family protein — protein sequence MKVTVHRKAHFNAAHRLYRKDWDDDRNRKIFGKCSNPNFHGHNYELTVSVKGDIDPETGFVVDMKVLKDLIASEIEEYLDHKNLNVEVEEFKKLNPTAENIAVVVWNKLRPKLKETMELSVTLYETPRNFVTYNGG from the coding sequence ATGAAAGTAACTGTACATAGAAAAGCTCATTTTAACGCTGCCCATAGGTTGTATCGCAAGGATTGGGATGATGATAGGAATCGGAAGATATTTGGAAAATGCAGCAATCCCAATTTTCATGGGCATAATTACGAATTAACGGTATCTGTTAAAGGAGATATAGATCCAGAAACCGGGTTTGTAGTGGATATGAAGGTGTTAAAAGACCTTATTGCTTCAGAAATTGAAGAATATTTAGATCATAAGAATTTGAATGTTGAAGTTGAAGAGTTTAAAAAATTGAATCCTACTGCAGAAAATATCGCAGTGGTTGTTTGGAATAAATTAAGGCCCAAACTTAAAGAAACCATGGAGCTTAGCGTAACCTTATATGAGACTCCGAGGAATTTTGTTACTTATAATGGAGGATAG
- the idi gene encoding isopentenyl-diphosphate Delta-isomerase: protein MTEEKVILVNQKDEPIGLMPKMEAHEKGLLHRAFSVFIFNEKNELMLQQRALSKYHSPGLWTNTCCSHQREGETNIEAGKRRLQEEMGFTAELEDTISFIYKAPFDNGLTEHEFDHILVGNYTEEPKLNPEEAGAWKWMRLEEVAKDMVNNPSIYTAWFKIIFEKYYQSIER, encoded by the coding sequence ATGACAGAAGAAAAAGTGATCTTGGTAAATCAAAAGGACGAGCCTATTGGTTTAATGCCAAAGATGGAAGCCCACGAAAAAGGACTGTTGCACCGTGCATTTTCAGTATTTATATTCAATGAAAAGAATGAATTGATGCTTCAGCAAAGGGCACTTTCAAAATATCATTCTCCCGGATTATGGACCAACACTTGTTGTAGTCATCAAAGAGAAGGGGAAACAAATATTGAAGCTGGTAAAAGACGCCTTCAAGAAGAAATGGGCTTTACTGCAGAACTGGAAGACACTATTTCCTTCATTTATAAAGCTCCGTTTGATAATGGCTTGACAGAACATGAATTTGACCATATATTGGTTGGGAACTATACTGAGGAACCAAAACTTAATCCTGAAGAAGCTGGGGCATGGAAGTGGATGAGATTGGAGGAGGTGGCAAAGGATATGGTAAATAATCCATCGATATATACTGCATGGTTTAAGATTATTTTTGAGAAATATTACCAATCTATAGAACGATGA
- a CDS encoding peptide chain release factor 3 — MKFTDEIKRRRTFGIISHPDAGKTTLTEKLLLFGGAIQEAGAVKSNKIKKGATSDFMEIERQRGISVATSVLAFEYDGIKINILDTPGHKDFAEDTFRTLTAVDSVIVVIDVAKGVEEQTEKLVEVCRMRNIPMIVFINKMDREGKDAFELLDEIEQKLSLRVTPLSFPIGMGYDFKGIYNIWEKNINLFTGDPRKDIEDTIEISDLKSEKLDELLGSKAADTLREEIELIDGVYPDFDNKEYLEGNLQPVFFGSALNNFGVRELLDCFVSIAPTPRAKASEERIVEPDEKQFTGFVFKIHANMDPKHRDRLAFVKIVSGIFERNKPYLHVRHGKNLKFSSPNAFFAEKKEIVDTSYPGDIVGLHDTGNFKIGDTLTEGEVLHYRGIPSFSPEHFRYINNADPMKSKQLEKGIDQLMDEGVAQLFTLEMNNRKVIGTVGALQFEVIQYRLEHEYGAKCTYENVNVFKATWVEVKDPKSEEFKDFKRVKAKFLAHDKRGQLVFFADSQFSLQMTQSKYPSIKFHLVSEF, encoded by the coding sequence ATGAAATTTACCGACGAGATAAAAAGAAGAAGAACATTTGGCATTATTTCTCACCCAGATGCCGGAAAAACCACGTTAACTGAAAAGCTTTTGCTATTTGGTGGCGCGATACAAGAGGCCGGGGCGGTAAAATCCAATAAAATAAAAAAAGGCGCAACCAGTGATTTTATGGAGATAGAGCGCCAACGCGGAATTTCTGTAGCTACTTCAGTACTTGCATTCGAATATGATGGAATAAAGATCAATATCCTGGATACTCCCGGGCACAAGGATTTTGCTGAAGATACTTTTAGAACCTTGACCGCGGTAGATAGTGTTATTGTAGTGATAGATGTTGCAAAAGGTGTCGAAGAGCAAACCGAAAAGTTGGTAGAGGTTTGTAGAATGCGAAATATTCCAATGATCGTTTTTATTAATAAAATGGATCGTGAAGGAAAAGATGCCTTTGAATTGCTGGATGAAATTGAACAAAAATTAAGCTTACGGGTTACTCCTTTAAGCTTTCCAATTGGAATGGGTTACGACTTTAAAGGGATCTATAATATCTGGGAGAAGAATATCAACCTTTTTACTGGCGATCCTAGAAAGGATATTGAGGACACCATTGAAATCTCCGATCTTAAATCGGAAAAACTGGACGAACTTTTAGGTTCTAAGGCTGCTGATACTTTAAGAGAGGAGATCGAATTAATAGACGGTGTGTATCCAGATTTTGATAATAAGGAATACTTAGAAGGAAATTTACAGCCCGTATTTTTTGGATCGGCGCTTAATAATTTTGGGGTTCGGGAATTATTGGATTGTTTTGTGAGCATTGCTCCCACTCCACGTGCTAAAGCAAGTGAAGAAAGAATTGTAGAACCAGACGAAAAACAATTTACCGGCTTTGTATTTAAGATCCATGCGAATATGGACCCAAAGCATCGCGATCGCCTGGCATTTGTAAAGATCGTATCTGGTATTTTCGAAAGAAACAAACCCTACTTACATGTAAGGCATGGGAAAAATTTAAAATTCTCCAGTCCGAATGCCTTTTTTGCTGAAAAGAAGGAAATTGTAGACACCTCCTATCCAGGCGATATTGTGGGGCTACATGACACCGGGAACTTTAAAATTGGAGACACACTTACCGAAGGGGAAGTGCTTCATTATAGAGGGATTCCAAGTTTCTCCCCAGAACATTTCCGCTATATAAACAACGCCGATCCTATGAAATCCAAACAATTGGAAAAAGGGATCGATCAGTTAATGGATGAAGGGGTTGCGCAATTGTTCACCTTGGAAATGAACAATAGAAAAGTGATAGGAACCGTTGGCGCACTTCAATTTGAAGTTATTCAATATAGATTGGAACATGAATATGGTGCTAAATGCACTTATGAGAATGTAAATGTCTTTAAAGCCACATGGGTGGAAGTAAAAGATCCAAAAAGTGAAGAATTTAAGGACTTTAAAAGGGTAAAGGCAAAATTCCTAGCTCACGATAAAAGAGGGCAATTGGTTTTCTTTGCAGATTCTCAATTCTCTTTACAAATGACACAATCCAAATACCCAAGTATTAAATTTCATTTGGTTTCGGAATTCTAA